The Miscanthus floridulus cultivar M001 chromosome 7, ASM1932011v1, whole genome shotgun sequence genome includes a region encoding these proteins:
- the LOC136465462 gene encoding uncharacterized protein — protein sequence MEAAMIVVTTLLLNLALFSPFLSIGSMPIHHDYTRFADVERHCQSVLSSAADAELNADAGRGSRLMYQLSFMNGDWSQDASQAPLLPFHGSYADPVVVAGPELFEAVPLASFRLTHMETVPRRRRGARAAFNVSGVLSLTIARNRSCSWLHMEMEPSPSPEFELRPGIARLHLVFEGVYTETRSSPGSGARDDGGGERVLCMVGDSVLPMRGSNSTDPWDWAKNDGAGTNLEPPVMSDGNILLVLRCPKTPTLTTRAVHGVMMSTNSKSDGAYFDTIRLVSRLSAGGYGSGYQFRQEEDAESSDVAWCSKDDSPFHEGDAMEQHHLNSGDSLGDFIHESNFDGQMMEVVPNWNCKGTDEFCSQVGPFVSSPPATSRALEDMVFTRPAIAVSMGFQSKPLGTGSMDMDGRAAATARVAAVFRYVPPWEHQPTAAKRTGMSSMTLSADGVWIPSMGRVCMVGCLGVGVAKETCHYRVSLSVGTTMSMTRRGIAAGQITAMDGESHPPLLFQQRVDPRIGGYRPLQRRMSYFYTKVEQARELLLRLRTSQPAGFRNSFVARSLLSYPSIAPGVAPTDDMMVSLANLADDLDLRFQFTVKPPFVPQWIEAPFFELQILSIGTMVGRNSYRQSQTQSMPRIDLLKRVHAVKKQHILLNVSAEFMASRKCLGPSPVMSLEGVYNPEDGRMYLIGCRNVHAPRRLLPMIRDLEDGMDCSIEVTVEYPPTTTRWLISQEAKVFIASTRDDDDPLHFNRTEIHTLPVIYRDQRQHELTEPIVEGLLCVTMLSATIAATISQLRYIKSHADVAPYISLAMLGVQALCYSATLVTDAKMLPAWPSQKYGLLG from the coding sequence ATGGAGGCCGCCATGATCGTCGTCACCACCTTGCTGCTGAATCTTGCCTTGTTCTCGCCATTTCTCTCGATTGGGTCCATGCCCATCCATCACGACTACACCCGCTTCGCCGACGTCGAGCGGCACTGTCAGTCCGTGCTCTCATCAGCCGCGGACGCGGAGCTCAACGCTGATGCCGGCCGTGGCAGCAGACTGATGTACCAGCTATCCTTCATGAACGGCGACTGGAGCCAAGACGCCAGCCAAGCTCCCCTGCTTCCGTTCCACGGGAGCTATGCCGAtccggtggtggtggccggtCCTGAGCTGTTTGAAGCGGTCCCCCTGGCGTCCTTCAGGCTCACGCACATGGAGACGGTTCCACGGCGACGACGAGGTGCACGAGCCGCCTTCAACGTCAGCGGCGTCCTTAGTCTCACCATCGCCCGCAACCGCAGCTGCAGCTGGTTGCATATGGAAATGGAACCGAGTCCGTCGCCAGAGTTCGAGCTCCGGCCGGGGATCGCCAGGCTCCATCTAGTGTTCGAAGGCGTGTATACCGAGACAAGATCGTCGCCGGGGAGCGGTGCCCGTGACGACGGCGGTGGTGAGAGGGTGCTGTGTATGGTCGGGGACTCTGTTCTCCCCATGCGCGGAAGCAACAGCACGGACCCGTGGGACTGGGCCAAGAATGATGGCGCTGGCACCAACCTGGAGCCGCCGGTCATGTCCGACGGCAACATCCTGCTCGTGCTACGGTGCCCCAAGACGCCGACGCTGACAACTCGCGCCGTGCATGGCGTGATGATGAGCACGAACTCCAAGTCTGATGGCGCGTACTTCGACACCATCCGCTTGGTGTCACGGCTTTCGGCGGGCGGGTACGGCTCCGGTTACCAATTCCGGCAAGAAGAAGACGCGGAGTCGTCTGATGTCGCATGGTGCAGCAAGGACGACTCTCCCTTCCATGAAGGCGACGCCATGGAGCAGCACCACCTGAACAGTGGCGATTCTCTCGGCGACTTCATCCACGAATCCAATTTCGACGGCCAAATGATGGAAGTCGTTCCAAACTGGAACTGCAAGGGGACTGATGAGTTCTGCAGCCAGGTCGGGCCGTTCGTGTCCAGCCCCCCTGCCACAAGCAGAGCTTTGGAGGACATGGTGTTCACTCGTCCCGCCATCGCTGTAAGCATGGGCTTCCAAAGCAAGCCGTTGGGCACCGGCAGCATGGACATGGACGGACGGGCAGCCGCGACCGCGAGGGTGGCAGCCGTGTTCCGCTACGTGCCCCCGTGGGAGCATCAGCCCACTGCGGCAAAGCGGACCGGCATGAGCAGCATGACCTTGTCGGCCGACGGCGTCTGGATCCCATCCATGGGGCGGGTTTGCATGGTGGGCTGCCTAGGCGTTGGCGTTGCCAAGGAAACATGCCACTACCGTGTGAGTCTCTCCGTCGGGACAACGATGTCGATGACTCGCCGCGGCATCGCCGCCGGACAGATCACCGCGATGGATGGGGAGAGCCACCCTCCGCTCTTGTTCCAGCAACGCGTGGACCCTCGGATTGGCGGCTACAGGCCGTTGCAGCGGCGCATGTCGTACTTTTACACCAAGGTCGAACAGGCTCGGGAGCTCCTCCTTCGACTCAGAACGAGCCAACCAGCGGGATTTCGCAACAGCTTCGTTGCCAGGTCACTACTCAGCTATCCAAGTATCGCTCCTGGTGTTGCTCCCACTGATGACATGATGGTGAGTCTCGCCAACCTCGCCGACGACCTTGATCTTCGCTTTCAGTTCACTGTGAAGCCGCCGTTCGTGCCGCAATGGATCGAGGCGCCATTCTTTGAACTGCAGATACTCTCTATTGGCACCATGGTTGGACGAAACAGCTATCGCCAATCCCAGACCCAGAGTATGCCGCGGATCGATCTACTTAAGAGAGTCCATGCCGTGAAGAAGCAGCACATACTGCTCAATGTGTCTGCGGAGTTCATGGCATCCAGGAAATGCCTCGGTCCAAGTCCGGTGATGTCATTGGAGGGCGTGTACAACCCAGAGGATGGGCGAATGTACCTGATCGGCTGCCGGAACGTCCACGCCCCACGGCGACTCTTGCCGATGATCAGAGACCTTGAAGACGGAATGGACTGCTCCATAGAGGTGACGGTGGAGTACCCGCCGACGACAACGCGGTGGCTCATCAGCCAGGAGGCAAAGGTCTTCATCGCCAGCACGAGGGATGACGACGACCCACTACACTTCAACAGGACCGAGATCCACACGCTGCCCGTCATATACCGGGACCAGCGGCAGCACGAGCTGACGGAGCCGATCGTGGAGGGGCTCCTCTGCGTCACCATGCTGTCGGCCACCATTGCCGCCACCATCAGCCAGCTGCGCTACATCAAGTCCCACGCCGACGTCGCGCCGTACATCTCCCTCGCCATGCTCGGCGTCCAGGCTCTCTGCTACAGCGCCACGCTGGTCACCGATGCAAAGATGCTGCCGGCGTGGCCATCGCAGAAGTACGGACTGTTGGGTTAA